One genomic window of Candidatus Poribacteria bacterium includes the following:
- a CDS encoding transglycosylase SLT domain-containing protein has translation MIRKRTVLLIIATFIVIFLISGIINGFPPDVRLLALTPKIFEYKGLIQKYAVKESLDARLVCALIVQESGFNEKAVSSVGALGLTQLMPTTAEELGVEDPFDAEQNIAGAARYLHTLYHAFPESPDEDRDRLVLASYNGGLGRVRDAQALVRHRDGADPSLWAPVSIALSQLTQQHVDIHEEVWESGIPPHGYFEGANRTRAYVERVMHYYGRICLYGRFLFSG, from the coding sequence ATGATTCGCAAACGGACAGTTCTTCTCATTATTGCAACGTTTATTGTGATTTTCCTAATCAGTGGGATTATCAACGGTTTCCCCCCTGACGTGCGTCTGCTCGCGCTTACACCAAAAATTTTTGAATACAAGGGACTGATCCAGAAATATGCCGTCAAAGAATCGTTGGACGCTCGGCTGGTTTGTGCGCTGATTGTGCAGGAATCTGGGTTCAACGAAAAGGCGGTGAGTTCAGTGGGTGCACTCGGATTGACACAACTGATGCCAACGACTGCAGAAGAACTCGGTGTCGAAGACCCATTTGATGCGGAACAAAACATTGCGGGTGCAGCGCGCTATCTGCATACGTTATATCATGCCTTTCCTGAGAGTCCTGACGAGGATCGAGACCGATTGGTATTAGCGAGTTACAACGGAGGACTAGGACGGGTTCGCGACGCGCAGGCACTCGTCCGTCATCGTGATGGTGCGGACCCATCTCTGTGGGCTCCTGTGAGCATAGCACTCAGTCAACTGACGCAACAGCATGTGGATATACATGAAGAAGTGTGGGAAAGCGGTATACCACCACACGGCTATTTTGAGGGTGCGAATAGGACGCGGGCTTATGTGGAACGGGTGATGCATTACTATGGCAGAATCTGTCTGTACGGTAGATTTCTATTTTCCGGATGA